In the Urocitellus parryii isolate mUroPar1 chromosome 10, mUroPar1.hap1, whole genome shotgun sequence genome, one interval contains:
- the Smarca5 gene encoding SWI/SNF-related matrix-associated actin-dependent regulator of chromatin subfamily A member 5: MSSAAEPPPPPPPESAPSKSAASAASSGSSSSSNKGGPEGGAAQAAPSAAGAGPADAEMEEVFDDASPGKQKEIQEPDPTYEEKMQTDRANRFEYLLKQTELFAHFIQPAAQKTPTSPLKMKPGRPRIKKDEKQNLLSVGDYRHRRTEQEEDEELLTESSKATNVCTRFEDSPSYVKWGKLRDYQVRGLNWLISLYENGINGILADEMGLGKTLQTISLLGYMKHYRNIPGPHMVLVPKSTLHNWMSEFKRWVPTLRSVCLIGDKEQRAAFVRDVLLPGEWDVCVTSYEMLIKEKSVFKKFNWRYLVIDEAHRIKNEKSKLSEIVREFKTTNRLLLTGTPLQNNLHELWSLLNFLLPDVFNSADDFDSWFDTNNCLGDQKLVERLHMVLRPFLLRRIKADVEKSLPPKKEVKIYVGLSKMQREWYTRILMKDIDILNSAGKMDKMRLLNILMQLRKCCNHPYLFDGAEPGPPYTTDMHLVTNSGKMVVLDKLLPKLKEQGSRVLIFSQMTRVLDILEDYCMWRNYEYCRLDGQTPHDERQDSINAYNEPNSSKFVFMLSTRAGGLGINLATADVVILYDSDWNPQVDLQAMDRAHRIGQTKTVRVFRFITDNTVEERIVERAEMKLRLDSIVIQQGRLVDQNLNKIGKDEMLQMIRHGATHVFASKESEITDEDIDGILERGAKKTAEMNEKLSKMGESSLRNFTMDTESSVYNFEGEDYREKQKIAFTEWIEPPKRERKANYAVDAYFREALRVSEPKAPKAPRPPKQPNVQDFQFFPPRLFELLEKEILYYRKTIGYKVPRSPDLPNAAQAQKEEQLKIDEAEPLNDEELEEKEKLLTQGFTNWNKRDFNQFIKANEKWGRDDIENIAREVEGKTPEEVIEYSAVFWERCNELQDIEKIMAQIERGEARIQRRISIKKALDTKIGRYKAPFHQLRISYGTNKGKNYTEEEDRFLICMLHKLGFDKENVYDELRQCIRNSPQFRFDWFLKSRTAMELQRRCNTLITLIERENMELEEKEKAEKKKRGPKPSTQKRKMDGAPDGRGRKKKLKL; encoded by the exons GAAGTATTTGATGATGCGTCTCctggaaagcaaaaagaaattcaagaaccAGATCCAACCTATGAAGAAAAAATG CAAACTGACCGTGCAAAtagatttgaatatttattaaagcAAACAGAGTTGTTTGCACATTTCATTCAGCCTGCTGCTCAGAAGACTCCAACCTCACCTTTGAAGATGAAACCAGGGCGCCCACGAATAAAAAAGGATGAGAAACAGAACTTGCTCTCAGTTGGCGA CTACCGACATCGGAGAACAGAGCAAGAGGAGGATGAAGAACTGTTAACAGAAAGCTCCAAAGCAACCAATGTTTGCACTCGATTTGAAGACTCTCCATCAT ATGTAAAATGGGGTAAATTGAGAGATTATCAGGTCCGAGGACtgaattggcttatttctttgTATGAAAATGGCATCAATGGTATCCTTGCAGATGAAATG GGCCTGGGAAAGACTCTTCAAACAATTTCTCTTCTTGGCTACATGAAACATTATAGAAACATTCCTGGTCCTCATATGGTTTTGGTTCCTAAGTCTACATTACATAACTGGATGAGTGAATTCAAGAGATGGGTACCAACACTTCGGTCTGTTTGTTTGATAGGAGATAAAGAACAAAGA GCTGCTTTTGTCAGAGATGTTTTGTTACCAGGAGAATGGGATGTTTGTGTAACATCTTATGAAATGCTTATTAAAGAGAAGTCTGTATTCAAAAAATTTAACTGGAGATACTTAGTTATAGATGAAGCTCACAggatcaaaaatgaaaaatccaag TTATCAGAAATAGTGAGGGAATTCAAGACTACAAATCGACTATTACTAACTGGAACACCTCTTCAGAACAACTTGCATGAGCTCTGGTcacttcttaattttttgttGCCTGATGTCTTTAATTCAGCTGAT GACTTTGATTCCTGGTTTGATACAAACAACTGTCTTGGGGATCAAAAGCTAGTTGAGAGGCTTCATATG GTTTTGCGTCCATTCCTCCTTCGTCGGATTAAGGCTGATGTTGAAAAGAGTTTGCCTCCCAAGAAGGAAGTGAAAATCTATGTGGGTCTCAGCAAAATGCAAAGGGAATG GTATACTCGGATATTAATGAAGGATATAGATATACTAAACTCAGCAGGGAAGATGGACAAGATGAGGTTATTGAACATCCTGATGCAGTTGAGGAAATGCTGCAATCATCCGTATCTCTTTGATGGAGCTGAACCTGGTCCACCTTATACAACAGATATGCATCTAGTTACCAATAGTGGCAAAATGGTGGTATTAGACAAGTTGCTTCCTAAATTAAAAGAACAAG GGTCACGAGTACTAATCTTCAGTCAAATGACCAGAGTATTGGACATTTTGGAAGATTATTGTATGTGGAGAAATTATGAGTACTGCAGGTTGGATGGGCAGACACCCCATGATGAGAGACAA GATTCCATCAATGCATACAATGAACCAAATAGCTCAAAGTTTGTTTTCATGTTAAGTACGCGTGCTGGTGGTCTTGGCATCAATCTTGCAACTGCTGATGTAGTAATTTTGTATGATTCAGATTGGAATCCCCAAGTAGATCTTCAGGCTATG GAccgagcacatagaattggacaAACCAAGACTGTCAGAGTGTTCCGTTTTATAACTGATAATACTGTAGAAGAAAGAATAGTAGAAAGGGCTGAGATGAAACTCAGACTGGATTCAATTGTTATTCAACAAG GGAGGCTCGTGGATCAGAATCTGAACAAAATTGGGAAAGATGAGATGCTTCAAATGATTCGACATGGGGCAACGCATGTATTTGCCTCAAAAGAAAGTGAGATCACTGATGAAGATATTGATGGAATTTTAGAAAGAGGTGCAAAGAAG ACTGCAGAGATGAATGAAAAACTCTCCAAGATGGGTGAAAGCTctcttagaaactttacaatggaTACAGAATCAAGTGTTTATAACTTTGAAGGAGAAGactacagagaaaaacaaaag ATTGCATTCACAGAGTGGATTGAACCACCCAAACGCGAAAGAAAAGCCAACTATGCTGTTGATGCCTATTTCAGGGAAGCTCTTCGAGTTAGTGAACCTAAAGCACCCAAG gctcCACGACCTCCAAAACAACCCAATGTTCAGGATTTCCAGTTCTTTCCCCCACGTTTGTTTGAATtactggaaaaagaaattctgtattACAGAAAAACTATTGGGTACAAG GTACCTCGAAGTCCTGACCTTCCTAATGCAGcacaggcacagaaagaagagCAACTTAAAATtgatgaagctgaaccccttaaTGATGAAGAGttagaggaaaaagagaagcttCTGACACAG GGATTTACCAATTGGAATAAGAGAGATTTTAACCAGTTTATCAAAGCTAATGAGAAGTGGGGTCGTGATGATATTGAAAATATAGCAAGAGAAGTAGAAGGAAAAACTCCAGAAGAAGTCATTGAATACTCTG ctgTGTTCTGGGAAAGATGCAATGAGCTCCAGGACATAGAAAAGATTATGGCTCAGATTGAAAGGGGAGAGGCAAGAATTCAGAGAAGAATAAGTATCAAAAAAGCACTTGATACAAAG ATTGGACGGTACAAAGCACCTTTTCATCAGCTGAGAATATCATATGGTACTAACAAAGGAAAAAACTATACAGAAGAAGAGGATCGTTTTCTCATTTGTATGCTTCATAAGCTTGGATTTGACAAGGAAAATGTTTATGATGAATTGCGACAGTGTATTCGCAATTCTCCTCAGTTCAGATTTGATTGGTTTCTGAAGTCCAGAACTGCAATG GAACTCCAAAGGAGGTGTAATACCTTAATTACTCTAATTGAAAGAGAAAACATGGAactagaagaaaaggagaaggcagagaaaaagaaaagaggaccaAAGCCTTCA ACACAGAAACGTAAAATGGACGGAGCACCTGATGGccgaggaagaaaaaagaaactgaaactaTGA